Genomic DNA from Novipirellula galeiformis:
CGCTGGGATCAACCAGCCGCTTGGCGAGCGCCGCGGCTTCCTGGGGCGAGCTCCACGATGTCTCTCGTTGAGCTTCGCGTCTCTCGTTGAGCTTCGCGTCTCTCGTTGAGCTTCGCGATGTTCTGGGTTGAGCTCCGCAGGCGATTGCCACGCGGAGCATGAACGCGTTTCGATCGGTTTTACCCGCGAATTAGCGTCGTCGACGGGTGACTTTCCGATGCATCGGATTTAGCTTCTGAGCCGGCTTCTTTACCGCCTCTTGGGCTGCGGGGGCCGCGACCACCGTCGCCGGTGGATCGAGACCTTCAAAGTGGTCCCGTTTTAATTGCTTGTTGATCCGTTGTTCGATGCTCGTCAGGTTGTCGCCTTCGCCTGGGACGACGAAGGTGAAGGCAATCCCGTCACGCCCCATTCGCCCGGTGCGTCCCACCCGATGGACATAATCGTCGCAGTCTTGTGGCATGTCGTAGTTGATGATGTGCGAAATCGTGCTGATGTCGATTCCGCGACCGACCACATCGGTGGCGACTAAGATTTGCAGTTTGTCGTCACGCAATTGCTGTAAAACGCGATCGCGTTCACGTTGGGCCAAGTCACCATGCATGCTGCCGCAGGCAGGGTACGTACGGCTCAATTGGCGATGAAGCCGATCGGTTCCCCGTTTGGTGCGACAGAAAATGATTGCTTGTTTCGGATTCTCGCGTTCGAGCAATCGCTCCAGCAGTTCGAGTTTCTTGTCGTGAGAAACGGTGAAATAGCGTTGTTCGATCGTGTCGACGGCGATGTCTTTGTCGCAGCAGTCAATGACGGCGGGTTCGTGCATGTAGGATTCCGCCAATTTGCGAACGGTCGGCGGAAGCGTCGCCGAGAGGAGT
This window encodes:
- a CDS encoding DEAD/DEAH box helicase, whose protein sequence is MNYVVQESETAGIPRFDDLDLSPVMRRALKHAGFETPSPIQAQLIPLALEGEDVIGQARTGTGKTAAFAIPILEQLDPLEECRDPQAIIIVPTRELADQVGRETQRLAHGVPTEVAVLAGGKDIKRQLRQLENGVQIVVGTPGRLHDHLQRRSLRTNNVWCVVLDEADRMLDIGFRPQIERILRKCSKDRQTLLLSATLPPTVRKLAESYMHEPAVIDCCDKDIAVDTIEQRYFTVSHDKKLELLERLLERENPKQAIIFCRTKRGTDRLHRQLSRTYPACGSMHGDLAQRERDRVLQQLRDDKLQILVATDVVGRGIDISTISHIINYDMPQDCDDYVHRVGRTGRMGRDGIAFTFVVPGEGDNLTSIEQRINKQLKRDHFEGLDPPATVVAAPAAQEAVKKPAQKLNPMHRKVTRRRR